In Cataglyphis hispanica isolate Lineage 1 chromosome 10, ULB_Chis1_1.0, whole genome shotgun sequence, a genomic segment contains:
- the LOC126852527 gene encoding interference hedgehog-like isoform X1 produces the protein MTSIFPLCGIIVILLYGPIGSVCGERQELGMSFTRHPQPLAAPLNDDVNFECSLNLAAERFAWHHRPLNSNKWIPLSHPTNSSGKTSRHVVNFDNESKTGDYRCIAFFGTSGLASDPAKLTLATIQTFSDKNDIFLQVAEGNTIPITCPVPYSEPEAIVQFYKNNEIVVNANMVNSKTMVIDNVGFSNSGSYHCTVSNYITQQTFTSNYKTFVTVHTNTTFQAPYFIKQPQTEYIVPRGKNITLECFAAGYPVPRITWSRLGSSLPLKSIQSFSGLTIVHVQPSDRGEYDCGWSNEIRQIKSVIILRVVEPPKVTRQPKAFTFSEGGELELSCSVTGEPEPSIEWLINGKSLVSNKNQEIRGSTLLISEVEKKHAGIVQCVASNEYGSHSGYNLLQVNPKQHVLGGTTESRPDYGTMSRHKHTRGGGRRRNKEGKKKGTVILIPPNQPNVTRLSDVSVMVRWSVPENNGLPIQFFKVQYRELGPKMNGKQTKWMTANSEIPNHVRSFEVTDLQPDHTYRFRIAAVYSNNDNKLSTNSVRFHLNRDTGIESNRMPIPLLTNTEALGPHQVLLVWQNPDKSAKIDGFYIYHRASTTAGEYLKTTVEGKDAYNMTISHLQSETVYEFKIQSFSVDAASEFSHILRQKTGKSIEEHPVQQVIAENKLRPSESNKNVSIQIIIGGVFGGAVILVALAFVAGCLYKRAKYKQNQESQSEGKSITNGRVMNGGVTDSKINITSNPLAGLDASEDIIQPKSGQQSSMEMTSFLNGQNNNGSNNGHNNGDAAGSDVNVTSHSEPTSLRQGSLPIEQRL, from the exons ATGACATCTATCTTCCCTTTATGTGGCATCATCGTTATCCTACTTTACGGTCCGATCGGATCTGTATGCG ggGAGAGACAGGAATTGGGTATGTCCTTTACCCGACACCCGCAGCCTCTGGCCGCTCCGTTAAATGACGACGTAAATTTTGAGTGCAGCCTCAATCTTGCCGCGGAACGTTTCGCGTGGCATCACAGGCCCCTGAATTCGAACAAATGGATACCGCTGTCCCATCCCACGAACAGCAGCGGCAAAACATCGCGACACGTTGTCAATTTTGACAATGAATCGAAGACCGGAGACTATCGTTGTATCGCGTTCTTTG GTACGAGCGGTTTAGCGTCAGATCCAGCGAAATTGACACTCGCGACGATACAGacattttctgataaaaacgACATCTTTCTCCAAGTGGCGGAAGGTAACACCATACCCATCACGTGTCCCGTACCGTATTCCGAACCGGAAGCTATAGTGCAGTTTTACAAGAATAACGAGATCGTCGTGAATGCAAATATGGTGAATAGCAAGACAATGGTCATCGATAATGTTGGATTTTCGAACAGCGGATCGTATCACTGCACTGTGAGCAATTACATAACGCAGCAGACATTTACGAGTAACTATAAAACATTTGTGACAGTTCACACAAACACAACTTTTCAAGCTCCATATTTTATCAAGCAACCGCAGACGGAATATATAGTTCCGCGCGGCAAAAACATTACGTTGGAGTGTTTCGCCGCCGGTTACCCGGTGCCGCGCATCACCTGGAGTCGTCTGGGCAGCTCTCTACCGCTGAAATCGATACAGTCGTTCAGCGGTCTGACGATAGTTCACGTGCAGCCGTCTGATCGCGGGGAATACGACTGCGGGTGGAGTAACGAGATCCGGCAGATCAAATCTGTGATCATCTTGAGGGTCGTAGAGCCACCGAAGGTCACGAGACAACCGAAAGCGTTCACGTTCTCCGAGGGCGGTGAATTGGAGCTCTCGTGTAGCGTGACCGGCGAGCCGGAGCCGAGCATTGAGTGGCTGATCAACGGGAAATCCTTGGTATCTAACAAGAATCAAGAGATTAGAGGCTCCACTCTTCTCATATCCGAAGTTGAGAAGAAGCACGCCGGCATTGTTCAGTGCGTCGCCAGCAATGAATACGGATCACATTcgggatataatttattgcaagtCAATCCGAAGCAGCATGTCCTCGGTGGCACGACTGAATCGAGACCGGACTACGGGACTATGTCGAGGCACAAACATACCAGGGGCGGTGGTAGGCGCAGAaataaagaaggaaagaagaagGGCACAG TAATTTTGATACCCCCGAATCAGCCCAATGTCACAAGATTATCCGACGTTTCTGTCATGGTAAGATGGTCGGTGCCGGAAAACAACGGTTTACCCATACAATTCTTCAAAGTACAATATCGAGAACTCGGCCCGAAGATGAACGGCAAACAGACCAAGTGGATGACGGCCAATTCCGAAATACCGAATCACGTGCGATCCTTTGAAGTGACCGACTTGCAGCCCGACCATACTTATCGATTTAGAATCGCCGCGGTGTACTCGAATAACGATAACAAATTGAGCACGAATTCCGTGCGTTTTCATCTTAATAGGGACACTGGCATTGAGAGCAATAGAATGCCGATACCTTTATTGACTAATACCGAAGCGCTTGGACCGCATCAAGTATTGTTGGTTTGGCAAAATCCCGACAAATCGGCTAAAATTGACGGATTCTACATATATCATCGGGCTTCTACTACAGCCGGCGAATATCTTAAAACCACCGTTGAGGGAAAAGATGCCTACAACATGACCATCTCTCACTTACAATCTGAAACTGTCTACGAATTCAAGATCCAGAGTTTTTCCGTGGATGCGGCGTCGGAATTTTCCCATATATTACGGCAGAAAACTGGAAAAAGCATCGAGGAACATCCGGTTCAGCAAGTGATAgctgaaaataaattgagacCGAGCGAAAGCAACAAGAATGTCAGTATTCAGATTATAATCGGTGGAGTATTTGGAGGGGCTGTCATTTTAGTTGCTCTCGCCTTTGTAGCGggatgtttatataaaagagcaAAGTATAAACAAAATCAGGAATCGCAAAGTGAAG GTAAATCGATAACAAATGGACGAGTAATGAATGGTGGAGTTACAGATTCCAAAATTAACATTACGTCTAATCCTCTTGCCGGTCTTGATGCATCCGAAGATATTATCCAGCCTAAG AGCGGGCAACAGTCGTCGATGGAAATGACATCGTTTCTAAACGGCCAAAACAACAATGGCAGCAACAATGGACATAACAACGGCGACGCAGCTGGATCTGACGTAAACGTCACGTCGCATAGCGAGCCAACGTCTCTGCGCCAAGGGTCACTGCCTATCGAACAACGTTTGTGA
- the LOC126852527 gene encoding interference hedgehog-like isoform X2: MTSIFPLCGIIVILLYGPIGSVCGERQELGMSFTRHPQPLAAPLNDDVNFECSLNLAAERFAWHHRPLNSNKWIPLSHPTNSSGKTSRHVVNFDNESKTGDYRCIAFFGTSGLASDPAKLTLATIQTFSDKNDIFLQVAEGNTIPITCPVPYSEPEAIVQFYKNNEIVVNANMVNSKTMVIDNVGFSNSGSYHCTVSNYITQQTFTSNYKTFVTVHTNTTFQAPYFIKQPQTEYIVPRGKNITLECFAAGYPVPRITWSRLGSSLPLKSIQSFSGLTIVHVQPSDRGEYDCGWSNEIRQIKSVIILRVVEPPKVTRQPKAFTFSEGGELELSCSVTGEPEPSIEWLINGKSLVSNKNQEIRGSTLLISEVEKKHAGIVQCVASNEYGSHSGYNLLQVNPKQHVLGGTTESRPDYGTMSRHKHTRGGGRRRNKEGKKKGTVILIPPNQPNVTRLSDVSVMVRWSVPENNGLPIQFFKVQYRELGPKMNGKQTKWMTANSEIPNHVRSFEVTDLQPDHTYRFRIAAVYSNNDNKLSTNSVRFHLNRDTGIESNRMPIPLLTNTEALGPHQVLLVWQNPDKSAKIDGFYIYHRASTTAGEYLKTTVEGKDAYNMTISHLQSETVYEFKIQSFSVDAASEFSHILRQKTGKSIEEHPVQQVIAENKLRPSESNKNVSIQIIIGGVFGGAVILVALAFVAGCLYKRAKYKQNQESQSEGKSITNGRVMNGGVTDSKINITSNPLAGLDASEDIIQPKVSI, translated from the exons ATGACATCTATCTTCCCTTTATGTGGCATCATCGTTATCCTACTTTACGGTCCGATCGGATCTGTATGCG ggGAGAGACAGGAATTGGGTATGTCCTTTACCCGACACCCGCAGCCTCTGGCCGCTCCGTTAAATGACGACGTAAATTTTGAGTGCAGCCTCAATCTTGCCGCGGAACGTTTCGCGTGGCATCACAGGCCCCTGAATTCGAACAAATGGATACCGCTGTCCCATCCCACGAACAGCAGCGGCAAAACATCGCGACACGTTGTCAATTTTGACAATGAATCGAAGACCGGAGACTATCGTTGTATCGCGTTCTTTG GTACGAGCGGTTTAGCGTCAGATCCAGCGAAATTGACACTCGCGACGATACAGacattttctgataaaaacgACATCTTTCTCCAAGTGGCGGAAGGTAACACCATACCCATCACGTGTCCCGTACCGTATTCCGAACCGGAAGCTATAGTGCAGTTTTACAAGAATAACGAGATCGTCGTGAATGCAAATATGGTGAATAGCAAGACAATGGTCATCGATAATGTTGGATTTTCGAACAGCGGATCGTATCACTGCACTGTGAGCAATTACATAACGCAGCAGACATTTACGAGTAACTATAAAACATTTGTGACAGTTCACACAAACACAACTTTTCAAGCTCCATATTTTATCAAGCAACCGCAGACGGAATATATAGTTCCGCGCGGCAAAAACATTACGTTGGAGTGTTTCGCCGCCGGTTACCCGGTGCCGCGCATCACCTGGAGTCGTCTGGGCAGCTCTCTACCGCTGAAATCGATACAGTCGTTCAGCGGTCTGACGATAGTTCACGTGCAGCCGTCTGATCGCGGGGAATACGACTGCGGGTGGAGTAACGAGATCCGGCAGATCAAATCTGTGATCATCTTGAGGGTCGTAGAGCCACCGAAGGTCACGAGACAACCGAAAGCGTTCACGTTCTCCGAGGGCGGTGAATTGGAGCTCTCGTGTAGCGTGACCGGCGAGCCGGAGCCGAGCATTGAGTGGCTGATCAACGGGAAATCCTTGGTATCTAACAAGAATCAAGAGATTAGAGGCTCCACTCTTCTCATATCCGAAGTTGAGAAGAAGCACGCCGGCATTGTTCAGTGCGTCGCCAGCAATGAATACGGATCACATTcgggatataatttattgcaagtCAATCCGAAGCAGCATGTCCTCGGTGGCACGACTGAATCGAGACCGGACTACGGGACTATGTCGAGGCACAAACATACCAGGGGCGGTGGTAGGCGCAGAaataaagaaggaaagaagaagGGCACAG TAATTTTGATACCCCCGAATCAGCCCAATGTCACAAGATTATCCGACGTTTCTGTCATGGTAAGATGGTCGGTGCCGGAAAACAACGGTTTACCCATACAATTCTTCAAAGTACAATATCGAGAACTCGGCCCGAAGATGAACGGCAAACAGACCAAGTGGATGACGGCCAATTCCGAAATACCGAATCACGTGCGATCCTTTGAAGTGACCGACTTGCAGCCCGACCATACTTATCGATTTAGAATCGCCGCGGTGTACTCGAATAACGATAACAAATTGAGCACGAATTCCGTGCGTTTTCATCTTAATAGGGACACTGGCATTGAGAGCAATAGAATGCCGATACCTTTATTGACTAATACCGAAGCGCTTGGACCGCATCAAGTATTGTTGGTTTGGCAAAATCCCGACAAATCGGCTAAAATTGACGGATTCTACATATATCATCGGGCTTCTACTACAGCCGGCGAATATCTTAAAACCACCGTTGAGGGAAAAGATGCCTACAACATGACCATCTCTCACTTACAATCTGAAACTGTCTACGAATTCAAGATCCAGAGTTTTTCCGTGGATGCGGCGTCGGAATTTTCCCATATATTACGGCAGAAAACTGGAAAAAGCATCGAGGAACATCCGGTTCAGCAAGTGATAgctgaaaataaattgagacCGAGCGAAAGCAACAAGAATGTCAGTATTCAGATTATAATCGGTGGAGTATTTGGAGGGGCTGTCATTTTAGTTGCTCTCGCCTTTGTAGCGggatgtttatataaaagagcaAAGTATAAACAAAATCAGGAATCGCAAAGTGAAG GTAAATCGATAACAAATGGACGAGTAATGAATGGTGGAGTTACAGATTCCAAAATTAACATTACGTCTAATCCTCTTGCCGGTCTTGATGCATCCGAAGATATTATCCAGCCTAAGGTCAGTATTT AG
- the LOC126852527 gene encoding interference hedgehog-like isoform X3: MTSIFPLCGIIVILLYGPIGSVCGERQELGMSFTRHPQPLAAPLNDDVNFECSLNLAAERFAWHHRPLNSNKWIPLSHPTNSSGKTSRHVVNFDNESKTGDYRCIAFFGTSGLASDPAKLTLATIQTFSDKNDIFLQVAEGNTIPITCPVPYSEPEAIVQFYKNNEIVVNANMVNSKTMVIDNVGFSNSGSYHCTVSNYITQQTFTSNYKTFVTVHTNTTFQAPYFIKQPQTEYIVPRGKNITLECFAAGYPVPRITWSRLGSSLPLKSIQSFSGLTIVHVQPSDRGEYDCGWSNEIRQIKSVIILRVVEPPKVTRQPKAFTFSEGGELELSCSVTGEPEPSIEWLINGKSLVSNKNQEIRGSTLLISEVEKKHAGIVQCVASNEYGSHSGYNLLQVNPKQHVLGGTTESRPDYGTMSRHKHTRGGGRRRNKEGKKKGTVILIPPNQPNVTRLSDVSVMVRWSVPENNGLPIQFFKVQYRELGPKMNGKQTKWMTANSEIPNHVRSFEVTDLQPDHTYRFRIAAVYSNNDNKLSTNSVRFHLNRDTGIESNRMPIPLLTNTEALGPHQVLLVWQNPDKSAKIDGFYIYHRASTTAGEYLKTTVEGKDAYNMTISHLQSETVYEFKIQSFSVDAASEFSHILRQKTGKSIEEHPVQQVIAENKLRPSESNKNVSIQIIIGGVFGGAVILVALAFVAGCLYKRAKYKQNQESQSEGKSITNGRVMNGGVTDSKINITSNPLAGLDASEDIIQPKF; encoded by the exons ATGACATCTATCTTCCCTTTATGTGGCATCATCGTTATCCTACTTTACGGTCCGATCGGATCTGTATGCG ggGAGAGACAGGAATTGGGTATGTCCTTTACCCGACACCCGCAGCCTCTGGCCGCTCCGTTAAATGACGACGTAAATTTTGAGTGCAGCCTCAATCTTGCCGCGGAACGTTTCGCGTGGCATCACAGGCCCCTGAATTCGAACAAATGGATACCGCTGTCCCATCCCACGAACAGCAGCGGCAAAACATCGCGACACGTTGTCAATTTTGACAATGAATCGAAGACCGGAGACTATCGTTGTATCGCGTTCTTTG GTACGAGCGGTTTAGCGTCAGATCCAGCGAAATTGACACTCGCGACGATACAGacattttctgataaaaacgACATCTTTCTCCAAGTGGCGGAAGGTAACACCATACCCATCACGTGTCCCGTACCGTATTCCGAACCGGAAGCTATAGTGCAGTTTTACAAGAATAACGAGATCGTCGTGAATGCAAATATGGTGAATAGCAAGACAATGGTCATCGATAATGTTGGATTTTCGAACAGCGGATCGTATCACTGCACTGTGAGCAATTACATAACGCAGCAGACATTTACGAGTAACTATAAAACATTTGTGACAGTTCACACAAACACAACTTTTCAAGCTCCATATTTTATCAAGCAACCGCAGACGGAATATATAGTTCCGCGCGGCAAAAACATTACGTTGGAGTGTTTCGCCGCCGGTTACCCGGTGCCGCGCATCACCTGGAGTCGTCTGGGCAGCTCTCTACCGCTGAAATCGATACAGTCGTTCAGCGGTCTGACGATAGTTCACGTGCAGCCGTCTGATCGCGGGGAATACGACTGCGGGTGGAGTAACGAGATCCGGCAGATCAAATCTGTGATCATCTTGAGGGTCGTAGAGCCACCGAAGGTCACGAGACAACCGAAAGCGTTCACGTTCTCCGAGGGCGGTGAATTGGAGCTCTCGTGTAGCGTGACCGGCGAGCCGGAGCCGAGCATTGAGTGGCTGATCAACGGGAAATCCTTGGTATCTAACAAGAATCAAGAGATTAGAGGCTCCACTCTTCTCATATCCGAAGTTGAGAAGAAGCACGCCGGCATTGTTCAGTGCGTCGCCAGCAATGAATACGGATCACATTcgggatataatttattgcaagtCAATCCGAAGCAGCATGTCCTCGGTGGCACGACTGAATCGAGACCGGACTACGGGACTATGTCGAGGCACAAACATACCAGGGGCGGTGGTAGGCGCAGAaataaagaaggaaagaagaagGGCACAG TAATTTTGATACCCCCGAATCAGCCCAATGTCACAAGATTATCCGACGTTTCTGTCATGGTAAGATGGTCGGTGCCGGAAAACAACGGTTTACCCATACAATTCTTCAAAGTACAATATCGAGAACTCGGCCCGAAGATGAACGGCAAACAGACCAAGTGGATGACGGCCAATTCCGAAATACCGAATCACGTGCGATCCTTTGAAGTGACCGACTTGCAGCCCGACCATACTTATCGATTTAGAATCGCCGCGGTGTACTCGAATAACGATAACAAATTGAGCACGAATTCCGTGCGTTTTCATCTTAATAGGGACACTGGCATTGAGAGCAATAGAATGCCGATACCTTTATTGACTAATACCGAAGCGCTTGGACCGCATCAAGTATTGTTGGTTTGGCAAAATCCCGACAAATCGGCTAAAATTGACGGATTCTACATATATCATCGGGCTTCTACTACAGCCGGCGAATATCTTAAAACCACCGTTGAGGGAAAAGATGCCTACAACATGACCATCTCTCACTTACAATCTGAAACTGTCTACGAATTCAAGATCCAGAGTTTTTCCGTGGATGCGGCGTCGGAATTTTCCCATATATTACGGCAGAAAACTGGAAAAAGCATCGAGGAACATCCGGTTCAGCAAGTGATAgctgaaaataaattgagacCGAGCGAAAGCAACAAGAATGTCAGTATTCAGATTATAATCGGTGGAGTATTTGGAGGGGCTGTCATTTTAGTTGCTCTCGCCTTTGTAGCGggatgtttatataaaagagcaAAGTATAAACAAAATCAGGAATCGCAAAGTGAAG GTAAATCGATAACAAATGGACGAGTAATGAATGGTGGAGTTACAGATTCCAAAATTAACATTACGTCTAATCCTCTTGCCGGTCTTGATGCATCCGAAGATATTATCCAGCCTAAG TTTTAG
- the LOC126852527 gene encoding interference hedgehog-like isoform X4 — translation MTSIFPLCGIIVILLYGPIGSVCGERQELGMSFTRHPQPLAAPLNDDVNFECSLNLAAERFAWHHRPLNSNKWIPLSHPTNSSGKTSRHVVNFDNESKTGDYRCIAFFGTSGLASDPAKLTLATIQTFSDKNDIFLQVAEGNTIPITCPVPYSEPEAIVQFYKNNEIVVNANMVNSKTMVIDNVGFSNSGSYHCTVSNYITQQTFTSNYKTFVTVHTNTTFQAPYFIKQPQTEYIVPRGKNITLECFAAGYPVPRITWSRLGSSLPLKSIQSFSGLTIVHVQPSDRGEYDCGWSNEIRQIKSVIILRVVEPPKVTRQPKAFTFSEGGELELSCSVTGEPEPSIEWLINGKSLVSNKNQEIRGSTLLISEVEKKHAGIVQCVASNEYGSHSGYNLLQVNPKQHVLGGTTESRPDYGTMSRHKHTRGGGRRRNKEGKKKGTVILIPPNQPNVTRLSDVSVMVRWSVPENNGLPIQFFKVQYRELGPKMNGKQTKWMTANSEIPNHVRSFEVTDLQPDHTYRFRIAAVYSNNDNKLSTNSVRFHLNRDTGIESNRMPIPLLTNTEALGPHQVLLVWQNPDKSAKIDGFYIYHRASTTAGEYLKTTVEGKDAYNMTISHLQSETVYEFKIQSFSVDAASEFSHILRQKTGKSIEEHPVQQVIAENKLRPSESNKNVSIQIIIGGVFGGAVILVALAFVAGCLYKRAKYKQNQESQSEGKSITNGRVMNGGVTDSKINITSNPLAGLDASEDIIQPKI, via the exons ATGACATCTATCTTCCCTTTATGTGGCATCATCGTTATCCTACTTTACGGTCCGATCGGATCTGTATGCG ggGAGAGACAGGAATTGGGTATGTCCTTTACCCGACACCCGCAGCCTCTGGCCGCTCCGTTAAATGACGACGTAAATTTTGAGTGCAGCCTCAATCTTGCCGCGGAACGTTTCGCGTGGCATCACAGGCCCCTGAATTCGAACAAATGGATACCGCTGTCCCATCCCACGAACAGCAGCGGCAAAACATCGCGACACGTTGTCAATTTTGACAATGAATCGAAGACCGGAGACTATCGTTGTATCGCGTTCTTTG GTACGAGCGGTTTAGCGTCAGATCCAGCGAAATTGACACTCGCGACGATACAGacattttctgataaaaacgACATCTTTCTCCAAGTGGCGGAAGGTAACACCATACCCATCACGTGTCCCGTACCGTATTCCGAACCGGAAGCTATAGTGCAGTTTTACAAGAATAACGAGATCGTCGTGAATGCAAATATGGTGAATAGCAAGACAATGGTCATCGATAATGTTGGATTTTCGAACAGCGGATCGTATCACTGCACTGTGAGCAATTACATAACGCAGCAGACATTTACGAGTAACTATAAAACATTTGTGACAGTTCACACAAACACAACTTTTCAAGCTCCATATTTTATCAAGCAACCGCAGACGGAATATATAGTTCCGCGCGGCAAAAACATTACGTTGGAGTGTTTCGCCGCCGGTTACCCGGTGCCGCGCATCACCTGGAGTCGTCTGGGCAGCTCTCTACCGCTGAAATCGATACAGTCGTTCAGCGGTCTGACGATAGTTCACGTGCAGCCGTCTGATCGCGGGGAATACGACTGCGGGTGGAGTAACGAGATCCGGCAGATCAAATCTGTGATCATCTTGAGGGTCGTAGAGCCACCGAAGGTCACGAGACAACCGAAAGCGTTCACGTTCTCCGAGGGCGGTGAATTGGAGCTCTCGTGTAGCGTGACCGGCGAGCCGGAGCCGAGCATTGAGTGGCTGATCAACGGGAAATCCTTGGTATCTAACAAGAATCAAGAGATTAGAGGCTCCACTCTTCTCATATCCGAAGTTGAGAAGAAGCACGCCGGCATTGTTCAGTGCGTCGCCAGCAATGAATACGGATCACATTcgggatataatttattgcaagtCAATCCGAAGCAGCATGTCCTCGGTGGCACGACTGAATCGAGACCGGACTACGGGACTATGTCGAGGCACAAACATACCAGGGGCGGTGGTAGGCGCAGAaataaagaaggaaagaagaagGGCACAG TAATTTTGATACCCCCGAATCAGCCCAATGTCACAAGATTATCCGACGTTTCTGTCATGGTAAGATGGTCGGTGCCGGAAAACAACGGTTTACCCATACAATTCTTCAAAGTACAATATCGAGAACTCGGCCCGAAGATGAACGGCAAACAGACCAAGTGGATGACGGCCAATTCCGAAATACCGAATCACGTGCGATCCTTTGAAGTGACCGACTTGCAGCCCGACCATACTTATCGATTTAGAATCGCCGCGGTGTACTCGAATAACGATAACAAATTGAGCACGAATTCCGTGCGTTTTCATCTTAATAGGGACACTGGCATTGAGAGCAATAGAATGCCGATACCTTTATTGACTAATACCGAAGCGCTTGGACCGCATCAAGTATTGTTGGTTTGGCAAAATCCCGACAAATCGGCTAAAATTGACGGATTCTACATATATCATCGGGCTTCTACTACAGCCGGCGAATATCTTAAAACCACCGTTGAGGGAAAAGATGCCTACAACATGACCATCTCTCACTTACAATCTGAAACTGTCTACGAATTCAAGATCCAGAGTTTTTCCGTGGATGCGGCGTCGGAATTTTCCCATATATTACGGCAGAAAACTGGAAAAAGCATCGAGGAACATCCGGTTCAGCAAGTGATAgctgaaaataaattgagacCGAGCGAAAGCAACAAGAATGTCAGTATTCAGATTATAATCGGTGGAGTATTTGGAGGGGCTGTCATTTTAGTTGCTCTCGCCTTTGTAGCGggatgtttatataaaagagcaAAGTATAAACAAAATCAGGAATCGCAAAGTGAAG GTAAATCGATAACAAATGGACGAGTAATGAATGGTGGAGTTACAGATTCCAAAATTAACATTACGTCTAATCCTCTTGCCGGTCTTGATGCATCCGAAGATATTATCCAGCCTAAG ATCTGA